From the genome of Methanothrix soehngenii GP6:
AATACAAGCATTCCAATGAACATGGGTACAGTTATCCAGATCAGATCGCTGTACCTTATGCTGGAGAGGCTTCCCATAAGCCAGAAAACTATCTCAGGAAGTTCGTCATAAGGATCTGCGGCATATTTTGCCAGTGATATGAGGGCAGTGAAAATAGAACTCACAATTATTCCGGATAGAACAAGCACCAGAGTTCCGGTTCCCTTGCTAGCTTTATCCATGCTGATAGCAGCGAACATTGCCAGAAGTCCGAAAATAAAAGCCAGCAGCTGAATCATGATGTGGTTGTCGAATAATAGTATCCCCAGGCATGCACCAAAACCTGCGCCTGAACCCACACCCAGTATATAAGGCGATACCAATGGATTGCGAAACACACCCTGAAATGAGACACCAGCTACAGAAAGAGCGCAGCCTACGAGCATGGCTGCGAGGATCCTCGGCAATCTCACGCTGAACAATACTGTGTGATGAGTTGATGCTGGAATAGCAGTGCCAAAAAATAAAGCAGTGATAGTATTCATGATGTCATCTATTAAAACCGATACAGGTACCTGGTATCTTCCCATAAAGAGAGAAACTATGAGCATCAAGAAAGGCAATAAATACATGACAGTGGTGCCATGGTGCCTGCTATCAGGCATGAGTGCACTCCATCATATGCCCTGGCCACCCACTGGACGATGGCCTGTGGAAAGACCTGTTAGGGCTGGCATCCTCAAAGGACATGCCATAAAAACGCC
Proteins encoded in this window:
- a CDS encoding FecCD family ABC transporter permease encodes the protein MPDSRHHGTTVMYLLPFLMLIVSLFMGRYQVPVSVLIDDIMNTITALFFGTAIPASTHHTVLFSVRLPRILAAMLVGCALSVAGVSFQGVFRNPLVSPYILGVGSGAGFGACLGILLFDNHIMIQLLAFIFGLLAMFAAISMDKASKGTGTLVLVLSGIIVSSIFTALISLAKYAADPYDELPEIVFWLMGSLSSIRYSDLIWITVPMFIGMLVLFLLRWRINILSLGDEEARSLGVNVDKMRLIIIICATLVTSAAVSISGVIGWVGLVVPHISRMIVGPNYNRLLPMSMVCGASFMLLVDDLARTVSVTEIPLGIITSLVGAPIFAYLIKRGRMGWN